The DNA segment TGGATTGCGTTCTATTGGCGGCAGGCATGATGATTCCCCTCCAACTCGCTGGTGGTTTTTTGGCGATCATCTTGATTGGTTCGGCGCTCGCGGAGACGTTTCTGACGCCCCGGGTGACGGTGGTCACAGGTCAGGCGACGCTGCTCATCGATGACGCGCCGGAGGCGGTGAAGCGGGCGGTGGATGCGGCCAATCGGATCGTGGGCAAACCTTACAAACCCGCAGGCGGCCACGGCGAGTGGGAGGACGATGGCTACGATTGCTCGGGGTCGGTGTCGTATGTGTTGCATGGGGCCGGGCTGCTGGAGGAGGCGCGGGCGTCGGGGGATTACCTGGAATACGGCGAGCCGGGGCCGGGGAAATGGATCACGGTGTTTGTGCGGCCGGGTCATGTGTTTCTGGTGATCGGCGACGCGCGTTTCGATACGACGGACCATGAAAACATCGGCCCCGGCTGGCGCGAGGCGGTGCGTGTGACGGAGGGGGTGAAGGGTTTCGCGGCGAGGCATCCGAAAGATTTATGAAAAACATCTATCAAGACCCCACGTTTGACATGGCGGCGGAGCAGTTTCGCATCATTGCCGATTTTCTGAATCTCGACGCGGAGGCGCGGGCGCGGATGATTTACCCGAAGCGGAGTCTGATTGTGACCCTGCCGATTCATATGGACGACGGGCGCACGGAGGTGTTTGAGGGGTATCGCTGTCAGCATCATCTCTCGCTCGGGCCCACGAAGGGCGGCGTGCGGTTTCATCCGTCGGTGACGCTCGGCGAGGTGGCCGCGCTCTCGATGTGGATGAGCTGGAAATGCGCGTTGACGGGCCTGCCCTATGGCGGCGCGAAGGGCGGCGTGGCGGTGGACCCGAGGCAGTTGAGTGTGAGGGAACTCGAGGCGCTCTCGCGGCGTTACATGCAGGAGATGACGTCGTTTGTGGGGCCGCACACGGACATTATTGGGCCCGACATGGGGACGAATGAGCAGGTGATGGCGTGGTTTATGGACACGTATTCGGTGCATGTGGGCCACGCGGTGCCGGAGATCGTGACGGGCAAACCGGTGTCGATAGGCGGAACGTCGGGCCGCCGCGAATCGACCGGGCGCGGTGTGGCGTATCTGGTGGAGCGCGCCCTGAATATGCTCAAACTCGAGCCGCAGGATCGCACGGTGGTGGTGCAGGGTTATGGCAATGTGGGCGCGGTGGCGGCTCAATCCCTGGCCTTGAAGGCGGGCATGAAAGTGATCGGGATCAGCGATGCCTATGCGGCGTTTCACAAGGCGGATGGCATCGATATTCTGGCGGCGGATGCGCATGTGGCGGCGAAGGGCGACTTGCGCGGCTTCACCGGGGCCGATGCGATGGACCCGGCGGTGATGCTGGAGTTGGAGTGCGATGTGTTGATTCCGGCGGCGGTCAGCAGCGTGATTACCGGCGAGAATGCACCGCGACTTCGCTGTCGGATTTTGGCCGAGGCGGCGAATGGCCCGACGACTCCCGAAGCGGACTTGGTGCTGGCGGAGCGGCCCGAGATTTTTGTGATCCCGGACATTCTTTGCAACGCGGGCGGCGTGATCGTTTCCTACTTCGAATGGGTGCAGGGGCTCCAGCAGTTTTTCTGGAACGAGACGGAGGTGATGGACAAGTTGTTTCGCATTCTAGAGGGCGCTTTCGTGCAGGTAACGAAGCGGGCGCGCGAGCAGAAAATCACCCAGCGCATGGCGGCGATGGCAATCGGAGTCGAACGCGTCGCGAAAGCGAAGATCGACCGCGGGCTGTTTCCGTAGCCATGTCTCCAGACGGAAACGGAGTTTCGGGGACAAGGCGTTCCCAAACGGAGTTTGGGAACGAGAGCGAGGACACAAGCTGGAAGCTTGTTCTACCTTATTTTAGCTTCGCCAGAGTCGGCTTGTAGTCGGGGTAGCGGTCTTTTAGCTCGAGATTCGCCTTCTGCGATTCGGCGGTGTTGCCCGATTTGCTGTAAGAGAGAGCGGCTTTTTCCAGCGCGAGCGGAGTCAGTTCGGCGTCCTCGTAAAGCACGCTGATGCTGAGGTAGTTTTTCGCGGCGTTCTCGAATTTTCCCTCGGCGAAATCGATGTCGCCGGCCTGCATTCGGCCCTCGGCATTGAGGCGTCCCTCGGGCTGGAGATTGAGCGCGTCGCTGCAACGGGTGCGGGCGGCAGCGAAGTTTTTCTGGGTGAGCTCGAGCTTGGAATAAGCGATCAGGCCGCGCGCCTTGAGGGCGGGTCCGTCGGCTTTGGTGAGGTAAAGATCGAGGTTTTTGCGAGCCTTGTCCCAGTCCTGCTGCTGGCGGGCTGCGTCGCCGAGAAGGTAGTAAATCTCCGTGTCGGGATCGCCCGGAATGTTGGCAATGTGGAGTTCCAAATAGCGGGCGGCCTTGGCGAAATTGCCGTCGTGATAATACTTCGTGCCCAGCCAGCTATAGATTTCCCCGGGGAGTCCGCGCTTGCCGTCCTTCGCTTTGTAGAAGTCGATCTCGCGGGAAAGCGGTTCGAGTTTTTCCAGATAATAGTTGGCGAGAATGATGCGAACGCTGGCGTCGTCGAAGTAACTTTTCGGATCGAGATCGCGGGCCGTGGTTAGTGGATCGATGGCGTCGGCGAAGTTTTTTGCCTCGAAAGTCGCCCAGCCAATATAGTAGCTGGCCTGCGCCTTCGACTCGGTCTTGGGATATTCCTTGAGAAGCTGACGGAAGGTGGCGGCCATGGCGACGTTGTCATCCTGCTGACCTTCGGCGAGCGCCTTTTGAGTCAGGGCCAATTCACGCTCGGGAGCCTTCGGGTAGTTCTGGATCAGCTTGTCGAAATCGCGCAGCGCATCGGTGTAAGCCCGCAACTTGAGCGAGGCGAAACCGCGTTGCACCAGCGCTTTCGGGGCGTTTTCGTGCTGGGGAAATGCCTCGATGAACTCACCCATCGCGTCGATGGTTTTCGGCCAGTCGTTTGCCTGCGAATAGCACCAGCCGGCCCGATAAAGGCACTCGGCCTGGAGTTTGCGGTCGGTGAGGATTTTTCCGACATCCTGATAAACCTTCGCCGCCTCGGGGTAGCGTTTGTTTTTGTAAAAATATTCCGCTTTCAACAAGCGCGCCTTGTCCGGACGCTCGCCCGACGGATTCTGGCTGAGATAATCGTTGATCGCCGTGATGACCCCCGCATCGTTCGCCGAGGCGAGCGCAAGCAAACGCTGATAACCCGCCTCGCGCGACTCCGGCGTATCGGGGTAACCGGTGATGACTTGCTCGTAAAGCGCCGACGCATCCGAGTTGCGGTTGAGTTGCCGGTAGGCGTTTGCTGCGAGAATCATCACATCCGCCGGAGCGACCCCGCCCTGGTTAGCGGCGCCGGATTCATACATGCTCACCGCACCCGCGTAATCGCCGGCGTCGTAGCTGAGTTTCATCAAACCCAGCCGCGCGAGCGGACGCCAGTTGCCCGTGCCCGGCGCGTCGATCGCTTTCTGAAAATACGCCTTGGCCTGCGGCAGTTTCCCGAGCGCGCCGGAAAGGCTGCCCGCATGAATCAATGCCTCGCCGCGCAATTCGTTGCGCTCGGTTTCATTGGCGAGTTGCGCATAATGCCCAAGAGCCTCCTCCTTCGCGCCGGTCTCCTCGGCGTAACGGGCGAGCGCGAGCCGGGCAGCAGTTTTATAAGGATTCCGCTCCTTGATCGAAATGATGTCCTGAAAAACGAGCCGGGCCTCGGCGCGGCGACCGGTTTCCTCCAACCCGCGCGCCTCGAAATAGCGGGCAGAAAGGGTCAGATCGGCGTTCTTCGCATTGGCGGCAGCCTTGCGATAGAGCGTGATCGCCTCGTCGAAACGCTTCTGCCCGTAATAAATTTCCGCCAGCCGATACGACGCGGCCCCGAGGAATTCTCCGCTGGCAAACTCGGTCAGCAATTTCTGGTAATAACCCACGGCGACTCCGGGATTTCCCAAGGCGCGATAGCATTCGCCGAGACGGAAAATGGCCGACTGACGACCCGGTGCGCCGGGGTAGTTCGAGAGATATTTCTCGTACTCCGGCACCGCCAGATCGTAAAGTTTCCGTGAGTAAAAGCCGTTCGCGACTTCCAATAAATCCGCCGCCGCGCTGCCGACTCCGGCTCCATTCGACGGCGCGATGCGGATTTCGCGGCCTTGATTCGTCTCGACCGTGGGCGGCGTGGCCGGAGTTTGATCGTCCTCACGGGCCGACATCGGCTTGGGCGGCACGATCAGATTCGGAGTCGCCTTGGGATAGGCATTCGAGTTGGCCCCGAGCACCGCCGGACCCGCATCCAATGGAATGGGAGTCGGCTGGTTCAGCGGCTCGGCGCGACGCACTTCCACGGGAGTTTCAGTGGCATCTGCGGGATTGACCGGCTGTGCGCGCGGCGGCGTTCTCAAGGGAATGGCCTGGCGCACCTCGGGAGTCGGGTCTTGGGCGAATAATGGGGAGGTGCCGAGGACCACGACGGCTAAAATACGGCGTCTCATTCTATTTCTTCTCGCTGGCCGTCGCGAAAGCCACATTCCAAATGTCCGCACCACGGCAGATATCGAGGACAGTCGCGATGTATTTGTATTCCACCTTTTCGTCGCCACGAACGATCACCGCCTGGTCGGGATACAGGCCGGAGAGTTTCTTGAGGCGGGCGAGCAATTCGTCGCGATTCAGCGGGTTCTTATTCATTACAAACGTGCCGTCGCCGCGGATATTTATGACGACCTGGCCCAGATACGGCTGCGCTTCCTTGGCGCTTTTGGCCGAGGGAACGCGGACATCCAGTTCGTTTTCGTGCAGCGCGGAATTCCACGTAAGGATGAAAAAACAAAGAACCACGAGCAGGACATCGATCATCGGTGCCAATTGAAACGTCGGCGTGGGCAGCGTCTGGGTTCTGCGGAAATTCATGCGAGTTCCAACGAAATCTTAGTACTCGTCGTCGTCCAGCACCGAGCGGCGGCTGGTCGCAGTCTCGCGGCTTTTCTTGTCGAAACTGATCGCAAAAAGAGTCAGCAAATGCGTCGAGGCCCCCTCCAGATCGGAGATGAGATTTTGCACCTTGCCCCGGAAGAACGCATAAAACGTCATCGCCACGATGCCGATGAGAATGCCGGCGGCGGTGGTCACGAGCGCCTGCCCGACGCCTTGCGCGAGGAGAATCGGCTGGCTGGCGTCGCCCGCTTTTTTGCCTAGTTCGCCGAAGGATTGAATGATGCCCGATACGGTGCCGAGCAGGCCCAGCATGGGAGCCAAAGTCCCGACGTCGGCCAGATAAGTGATGCGATGGCTCAACGAATTGGCGACGCGTCCGCCCTCGGTCTCCGCGACTTCGCGGATGGCTTCCAGCGACGCGGTGGGGTGGTTGTTGGTAAAATCGAGCATCCGACCGGCGATGCGGGCGATGGCTTCATTGTGACGATTCGAGACGGCGAGCAGACCGAGGTAATCGCGTTTCCGCAGAAGGGCGGCGGCGGTTTCCATGTATTCGCGGCTGACGACCGCCCCGCGCCGCAAGGTGATGAGGTAAACCAGCACGAGGGTGACGGTTAAAATAGAGGCGGCCGCGAGGGGAATCATGACCCAGCCGCCGGTTCGCACGAGGTCGAAAAGGCTTTTCGTGCCGCTGGCATCCTGAGCGTAAACGCTGGACGACGTGAGGAAAGCCGCAAAAATGCAGGCGGGAATTTTCATGCGCAAGCCCCTCTTATAATAGAGGACACCGGGCCTTGCAACCACCAGCCTCTGTGGAGAGAGCCTGTCTCTCAGACGCGTGTGCAGGGCCGCCACAGTGGCCTGATACATCCGGCTGGCCACTGTGCGCGTTTGTTTATCAGGTTCACTAACAGTAATGGAGAAGTCGCCCTACATATCTGGCAAGGATTCCGTTGTGGAAGACACGGCTCGCATGATTGCTGATTCTCAAAAAGTGATCCGCAGGGCAAAGGCATCGATCATTGAAAGCCGGGAAACCACGAAGCAAACACAGAGGATCAGCCGCGAGTCGATGGCCGCTCTGCGGCAGGGCTGGCGGCCCGAGTAAGGGCGATTTTACTCCGCGTAAGGGGCGATAATTTCATCGACGTAGTTGCCGACGCTTTTCAGCCCGCTGGTGTAGCGGTTTTCAGGAACGACGGAGAGTCCATCATTGGCCTCGCGGACCATGCGCTGGGCGACTTTGGCGGCGGCTTTGAGCGCGCCGTGCCGGTAAACGGCCTCGATGATGGAGTCGATGTCGGCGTCCTCGCCACGCAGAAGCTGGGTGCTGAGGTGCTCGTTTTCTTGTCCACGGGTGGATTGCAGCAGGTAGAGAAGCGGGAGCGTGAGCTTGCCCTTGCGGAGGTCGGTGCCGAGGGTTTTGCCGGCTTCCTTTTCGTTTCCGACGATGTCGAGGAGGTCGTCATAGACCTGGTAGGCGGTGCCGATTTTCATGCCGTATTGCTTGAGCGCAGAGATGCTGGCGGGGCTGGCCTCGCTGATGAAGGCCCCGAGTTCGGCGGCGGCGGCAAAGAGCGCGCCGGTTTTCATTTCGATGATGCGGAAGTAATCGGCGGTGCTGAGTTTGAGGTCGAAGCGGCGCTGGGTCTGGATGATTTCACCCGAGCAGACTTCGGTTGCGGCGTCGGCGATGCGGCGGCTGATCTCGGTGTTGGAGAAATTCGTGGCGAGTTTGAGCGCGTGCGAGAAGAGGCAGTCGCCGAGGAGAACGCTGATGGTGTTGCCCCATTTGGCGTTGGGCGTGGGTTGGTCGCGCCGCCGGTCCGCGCCGTCGATGATGTCGTCGTGGACGAGTGTGGCCATGTGGATGAGTTCCAAAATAATGGCGAGATCGATGTGGGCGGAGGTGATTTTTCCGGTGGCTCCCCCAGCAAGAATGGCGAGGGCGGGGCGCAGGTGTTTGCCGCCGTTGTCGAGCGCGTAGGAGACGTAGCCCTCGATGGCGGGGTCGAAGGCTTTGGCCTGCTCTTTGATGCGCTGATCGACCGTGTAGAGATGCGGGTTGATCAGCTCGAAGGTTTGCTTGAGGCCGGCGCGGGAAGCGGCGGAGATGCGGGCGCGTGGAGTTGTGAAATTTTTCACGAAGTTGATTTAGGGTTGATGACGGGGAAAGTCAACGCAGGGCGGGCGAAAGAGTCATTGTCGTCTGCCGGAGCGAGGGTTAAATTTTACCGGCATGTCCTCCAGAATCGCACGTTTATTGATCGTATCTCTTGTATTTACGACCACGAGCTGCGAAAGGCCACCTTCGTCGGAGGCACATTATCGGGTGATGGAGATGTTGAAGACGGCCGACTACGAACAGGCTCTGAAGGATGTGAACCGGGGACTGGAAAAGGACCCGAACAAGATCGTTCTGCTGGAGGACCGGCTGATTCTTTTGCTCGGGAATGGGAATCCACAGGCTCGCGAGGATGTGCTCAAGACCCAGGCCCGGCTCGATGCGGCGGGCGGCGGAAGGTTTATTCTCCTCGAACAGGCTCAAAGTCGCCTGCCCCAGGTTCGCCAGCAGACGGCCTACCTACTGGGTGTGTTGCGGGAGCCCGATGGACTATCGGCGTTGAAGGGTCTGGCTGAGGATGAAAATGACGAGGTGCGCGCGGAGGCGGTTCATGCCCTGGCGAAGTTGAATGCGCCGGACGCGAAGAAATTGCTGATGATCCGTCTGCGCGACGGTTATTGGAAAGTGCGCGCGGAGGCGGCAGCAGCGCTGGCGAAATCGAAAGACCCGGCGGTGACGAGCCAGTTGTTTCGAGTGGTGGCCGACCCGGATGATTATGCGCGGATGCAAATTCTCAACGCGGTGCTCGACCTGGCCGATCCGTCGCAAACCGACTTCTATTTGAATGCACTGGACTCGGATGAGATTCACAAAAAGACCGCCGCCGCCCTCGCGCTGGCAAAGATTCATCGAGCGGAGGCGGTGCCTGCGCTGATCGATTTGCTCAAGGACAAGGATGGCCCCGAGAGGCTGCAACTGGCGCAGGCTCTGATCCGGTTGCACGCCGATCCGGCGCGTCTGGAGGCGTTGTTGAAGAACGAGCGGAATCCACAGGTGAAGGAAGTCTTTCTGCAATATCTCCAGCAACGCAGCGGCGGCACCCGGGCTGGTTGAAAATATTTTTCTAAGAAAGCAGCCGCAGCGGACGTATCACAGACAGAGCTAAAAAAACTGCTGAAAAAGCTCTTCCTTCGTGCTACACCACTTCTAGTATCTTCCCCCATGGCTGCCATCACCCAAAATAACGCGCTTCGAGAATTCTGGTATCGTCTCAGCAAATCGCAGTTTTTCGTCGCCTCTTTGCTGTTTCACCTGCTGCTGGTGATCTTCTTCGGAGGCAAGGCTATTTTCGACAACATCAAGGACGAACCCGACATGATCGCGAGCGAGGCCGGGCAATTTGTCTCGTCCGATCCGAATCCAGCCCCGCCCGCACCGCCTGCGCAACCACAGCAGACGAAGCCACAATTCAATGTGACTCCCACGCAAACAGCAGCGGCTCCCGCTGGTTTGACGGCGATCACTACCGCTACCTCGGCGGCCACGAGTTTTTCCATGCCGACCACGATGACGATGGCCCCGTCCCGCTCAAACACGATCACCTCTATCGAGACTGTCGCCCCCAGCATGCCCTCGCCTGCGAATGCGTCTGCCTTGAGCAAGGAAGCCAAGGCCGCGATTGCATCCTTTACCGGCGGCTGGTCCCAAGGTGCCAGCGGTGGAGGCGGCGGATCGTTGAAGAACCGGAAATTCAAATTCACCGCTTACGTTGCGAAATACAGCGGCGGCGACTGGGCCTCGACCGTCTGGAGAGACGGCACCAGAATTTACGGCGGCAGCCTTCCCAATCTGCTCTACGTCATGAAAACACAGTCGCAGGACAAGATCGACGCCACGCCCGACCCCGAGGCCATCGATCTCGCCAGCGATAAGATTTTCACCGTCAAACCGCCTTTCATCTTCTTTACCGGCCATCGCGATTTCGTGCTCACGGACAAGGAAGTGGAGAATCTCCAGCGCTACATACGCCTCGGAGGGTGCGTGTGGGGCGATAGTTCCCTGCCTGGGCAGCGTTCTCGTTTCGACATCGCCTTTCGCCGCGAAATGAAGCGTGTCATCCCCGATCTGGATAAGCAATTCGAGCCGCTGCCGAGGGATCACGATATTTTTACGAAGGGCTATTACAAGGAAATCATCTCGGTTCCGCCAGGCATCAACGGCTATCAGGAGCCGGTTTATGCCTTGAAATACAATGGCGAGATCGCCGTGCTTTACACCGCTAACGACTATGGCGACATGTGGCAAATCGGAATGGATTCTCGCTGGCAGGTCGATACCCGGCGCGATAAAGGCTACCGCTACGTAGCCTTGAATATCACCCTCTGGAATCATCGCGGCGACTATTTTCGGGGCATGGAGCCCGACAAACTGGCAAACTCTTTCCGCTTCGGTACCAATGTCGTCATCCATTTGCTGACTCGCTGGGAGAGCAAGGTCCGCAGCATCGGCACTTTGTAGAACTACGCGGTCAGTAACCCGGAAATTCTTTCTGGCCGCCCTGTCTGCCTAACCGCAGCCAAGTCCGATCGCGGAAGGGATGTTTGATCTCTCCCTGATGAACCCGTTGCGTATGCGAGATTGGAATCGGACTCAGCTCGCCATCTCCAGATCGGCGGGCATGTCGCTGTTGCGGAACTGAATGTTGTAGAGGCGGCGATAGATGGTGGATTCGGTGAGCAATTCCTCGTGGCTACCGACTTCGGCGATGCGTCCGTCTTTCATGACGATAATTTTGTCGGCTTTCAAAATCGTGGAAAGCCGGTGCGCGATAGCGATAACGGTGCGGCCCGAGGCGAGCAATTCGAGCGCGGACTGAATGGCCAGCTCGGACTCGGAATCGAGCGCGGACGTGGCCTCGTCGAGGAGGAGAATCGGGGCGTTTTTCAGCAGGGCGCGGGCGATGGCGAGGCGTTGCTGCTGGCCACCGGAAATCATGCAGCCTTTGTCGCCGATGACGGTCTGGTAGCCATTGGGCTGCTCGATGATGAACTCATCCGCGTGCGCCAGTTTCGCCGCCTGAATGACTTCCTCGTCCGTGGCCTCGAAGCGTCCGTAGCGGATGTTGTTAGCGATGGTGTCGTGGAAGAGAAATGTCTCCTGCGTGACGACGCCGATTTGCTCGCGCAACGACGTCTGCGTGATGTCGCGAATGTCGCGGCCGTCGAGTTGAATGAAACCCGAGTTCGGCTCGTAAAAGCGAAGGATCAGAGCCATCATCGTGCTCTTCCCCGCGCCGCTCTCGCCGACCAAGGCGTAGTATTTCCCCGCCTCGAAATCAAACTGGATATCGACCACAGCATTACGGTCCTTGCGATAGGCAAACGTAATATCATTAAAACTCAAATGACCCTTGGCATGGCTGATGGCGACTGCATTAGGCCGATCAAGAACGAGAGGTTTGGAGTCGAGAATGTCGAAGATTTTCGCCGTTGCGCCAAAGGTGCGCTGCATCGTGACGTGGATGCGGCTGAGCTTTTTCATCGGATCGTAGAGCAGGAAAAGCCCCATCAGCATCGAGATGAAGGTCGCCACTGAAATGCCGGAATACCAAACGTAAAAAATCGTTACGCCTGCACCAATAGCCGAGACAGACTCGACCATCGGGCCAACCGCTTCGACTGTTTGGCGGATTCTGAAGGATTGATGAAATTGCTCGAGATTACTTTCGGCGAATTTTTCGATTTGATGTCGTTCACGAGCGAGCGACTTGATCACCCGGATGCCGGCAAACGACTCTTGCAGGATCACCATCATGCCCGATGCGCTGTCCTCCTCGGTGCCACCACCCTTTCGCACCCGCCGACCGTAATGCAACACCGGCAACAGACAAAGCGGGAACAAACACAAGCTGATGAGTGTGAATTTCCAGTCGATGAAGACCAGCACAGACACGGCCATGAGGATGGCGATAGGCTGCGTCACGAGGTCGCTGCTGATCGTCGAGAGCGCCATCTGCGCCATGCGCGGATCGTTGTAAACACGCGAAATGAGATCGCCACTTTTGTTTTTGTGAAAGAAATCCAGCGATTGTTTCATGACGTGTTTGTAAACGTCGTCGCGCAAATCCGAGAGAACGCGAAGACTGACCCACGCCATAAAATACGAGGAGA comes from the Chthoniobacterales bacterium genome and includes:
- a CDS encoding peptidoglycan endopeptidase translates to MMIPLQLAGGFLAIILIGSALAETFLTPRVTVVTGQATLLIDDAPEAVKRAVDAANRIVGKPYKPAGGHGEWEDDGYDCSGSVSYVLHGAGLLEEARASGDYLEYGEPGPGKWITVFVRPGHVFLVIGDARFDTTDHENIGPGWREAVRVTEGVKGFAARHPKDL
- a CDS encoding Glu/Leu/Phe/Val dehydrogenase, with product MKNIYQDPTFDMAAEQFRIIADFLNLDAEARARMIYPKRSLIVTLPIHMDDGRTEVFEGYRCQHHLSLGPTKGGVRFHPSVTLGEVAALSMWMSWKCALTGLPYGGAKGGVAVDPRQLSVRELEALSRRYMQEMTSFVGPHTDIIGPDMGTNEQVMAWFMDTYSVHVGHAVPEIVTGKPVSIGGTSGRRESTGRGVAYLVERALNMLKLEPQDRTVVVQGYGNVGAVAAQSLALKAGMKVIGISDAYAAFHKADGIDILAADAHVAAKGDLRGFTGADAMDPAVMLELECDVLIPAAVSSVITGENAPRLRCRILAEAANGPTTPEADLVLAERPEIFVIPDILCNAGGVIVSYFEWVQGLQQFFWNETEVMDKLFRILEGAFVQVTKRAREQKITQRMAAMAIGVERVAKAKIDRGLFP
- a CDS encoding tetratricopeptide repeat protein; this encodes MRRRILAVVVLGTSPLFAQDPTPEVRQAIPLRTPPRAQPVNPADATETPVEVRRAEPLNQPTPIPLDAGPAVLGANSNAYPKATPNLIVPPKPMSAREDDQTPATPPTVETNQGREIRIAPSNGAGVGSAAADLLEVANGFYSRKLYDLAVPEYEKYLSNYPGAPGRQSAIFRLGECYRALGNPGVAVGYYQKLLTEFASGEFLGAASYRLAEIYYGQKRFDEAITLYRKAAANAKNADLTLSARYFEARGLEETGRRAEARLVFQDIISIKERNPYKTAARLALARYAEETGAKEEALGHYAQLANETERNELRGEALIHAGSLSGALGKLPQAKAYFQKAIDAPGTGNWRPLARLGLMKLSYDAGDYAGAVSMYESGAANQGGVAPADVMILAANAYRQLNRNSDASALYEQVITGYPDTPESREAGYQRLLALASANDAGVITAINDYLSQNPSGERPDKARLLKAEYFYKNKRYPEAAKVYQDVGKILTDRKLQAECLYRAGWCYSQANDWPKTIDAMGEFIEAFPQHENAPKALVQRGFASLKLRAYTDALRDFDKLIQNYPKAPERELALTQKALAEGQQDDNVAMAATFRQLLKEYPKTESKAQASYYIGWATFEAKNFADAIDPLTTARDLDPKSYFDDASVRIILANYYLEKLEPLSREIDFYKAKDGKRGLPGEIYSWLGTKYYHDGNFAKAARYLELHIANIPGDPDTEIYYLLGDAARQQQDWDKARKNLDLYLTKADGPALKARGLIAYSKLELTQKNFAAARTRCSDALNLQPEGRLNAEGRMQAGDIDFAEGKFENAAKNYLSISVLYEDAELTPLALEKAALSYSKSGNTAESQKANLELKDRYPDYKPTLAKLK
- a CDS encoding biopolymer transporter ExbD, producing the protein MNFRRTQTLPTPTFQLAPMIDVLLVVLCFFILTWNSALHENELDVRVPSAKSAKEAQPYLGQVVINIRGDGTFVMNKNPLNRDELLARLKKLSGLYPDQAVIVRGDEKVEYKYIATVLDICRGADIWNVAFATASEKK
- a CDS encoding MotA/TolQ/ExbB proton channel family protein yields the protein MKIPACIFAAFLTSSSVYAQDASGTKSLFDLVRTGGWVMIPLAAASILTVTLVLVYLITLRRGAVVSREYMETAAALLRKRDYLGLLAVSNRHNEAIARIAGRMLDFTNNHPTASLEAIREVAETEGGRVANSLSHRITYLADVGTLAPMLGLLGTVSGIIQSFGELGKKAGDASQPILLAQGVGQALVTTAAGILIGIVAMTFYAFFRGKVQNLISDLEGASTHLLTLFAISFDKKSRETATSRRSVLDDDEY
- a CDS encoding polyprenyl synthetase family protein, which translates into the protein MKNFTTPRARISAASRAGLKQTFELINPHLYTVDQRIKEQAKAFDPAIEGYVSYALDNGGKHLRPALAILAGGATGKITSAHIDLAIILELIHMATLVHDDIIDGADRRRDQPTPNAKWGNTISVLLGDCLFSHALKLATNFSNTEISRRIADAATEVCSGEIIQTQRRFDLKLSTADYFRIIEMKTGALFAAAAELGAFISEASPASISALKQYGMKIGTAYQVYDDLLDIVGNEKEAGKTLGTDLRKGKLTLPLLYLLQSTRGQENEHLSTQLLRGEDADIDSIIEAVYRHGALKAAAKVAQRMVREANDGLSVVPENRYTSGLKSVGNYVDEIIAPYAE
- a CDS encoding HEAT repeat domain-containing protein; this encodes MSSRIARLLIVSLVFTTTSCERPPSSEAHYRVMEMLKTADYEQALKDVNRGLEKDPNKIVLLEDRLILLLGNGNPQAREDVLKTQARLDAAGGGRFILLEQAQSRLPQVRQQTAYLLGVLREPDGLSALKGLAEDENDEVRAEAVHALAKLNAPDAKKLLMIRLRDGYWKVRAEAAAALAKSKDPAVTSQLFRVVADPDDYARMQILNAVLDLADPSQTDFYLNALDSDEIHKKTAAALALAKIHRAEAVPALIDLLKDKDGPERLQLAQALIRLHADPARLEALLKNERNPQVKEVFLQYLQQRSGGTRAG
- a CDS encoding DUF4159 domain-containing protein, producing the protein MAAITQNNALREFWYRLSKSQFFVASLLFHLLLVIFFGGKAIFDNIKDEPDMIASEAGQFVSSDPNPAPPAPPAQPQQTKPQFNVTPTQTAAAPAGLTAITTATSAATSFSMPTTMTMAPSRSNTITSIETVAPSMPSPANASALSKEAKAAIASFTGGWSQGASGGGGGSLKNRKFKFTAYVAKYSGGDWASTVWRDGTRIYGGSLPNLLYVMKTQSQDKIDATPDPEAIDLASDKIFTVKPPFIFFTGHRDFVLTDKEVENLQRYIRLGGCVWGDSSLPGQRSRFDIAFRREMKRVIPDLDKQFEPLPRDHDIFTKGYYKEIISVPPGINGYQEPVYALKYNGEIAVLYTANDYGDMWQIGMDSRWQVDTRRDKGYRYVALNITLWNHRGDYFRGMEPDKLANSFRFGTNVVIHLLTRWESKVRSIGTL
- a CDS encoding ABC transporter ATP-binding protein: MSDLKKPKAKKPKPTFAQTLRSSAKPVRQLLPYLRPYRGRFILGLLLGAAFGVVNGLLPLVMREVMTIVPGGKGQKSEMVASATIAPPKDKLPKGSTLYEKARTAMVNKYEKLKVKDTTGPKIDSALTLCAAIPFIMILRGLLSYFSSYFMAWVSLRVLSDLRDDVYKHVMKQSLDFFHKNKSGDLISRVYNDPRMAQMALSTISSDLVTQPIAILMAVSVLVFIDWKFTLISLCLFPLCLLPVLHYGRRVRKGGGTEEDSASGMMVILQESFAGIRVIKSLARERHQIEKFAESNLEQFHQSFRIRQTVEAVGPMVESVSAIGAGVTIFYVWYSGISVATFISMLMGLFLLYDPMKKLSRIHVTMQRTFGATAKIFDILDSKPLVLDRPNAVAISHAKGHLSFNDITFAYRKDRNAVVDIQFDFEAGKYYALVGESGAGKSTMMALILRFYEPNSGFIQLDGRDIRDITQTSLREQIGVVTQETFLFHDTIANNIRYGRFEATDEEVIQAAKLAHADEFIIEQPNGYQTVIGDKGCMISGGQQQRLAIARALLKNAPILLLDEATSALDSESELAIQSALELLASGRTVIAIAHRLSTILKADKIIVMKDGRIAEVGSHEELLTESTIYRRLYNIQFRNSDMPADLEMAS